CAACTGCTCATTCTTAGGACTCCTGGACCCAATAAAAGTCAAACGGGTCTGACTGGCTCTTCCAGTGGGTTGCCAGGGCTCCTTGTAAGGATATAGCTGAATGGCTTCTTCGTGGCTGGCATGCAACTCTCCCAACGGACTATGGAACGAACGCATCGCTACCAGGGAAAAGTCCTGGCGCTGTGAGCCTGACGTCTCTGCAGTGCTCTGGAGACTATACCAGGAGGCCAGTCCGCCCAATTTCCAGCCCACCAGGGAGGTAGTGCCCGCTAGATAGGTGACATTTTCAGCAGTGGTAGCCCCGAGTCTGGTATGGGTACGATAGTCCACTACCCGTGGTGTACCATCCGGTTCGGCGGTGATATCCACGCGCTGAATACTGGTTCCGGCCACGAATTGGAACCGGCCCCGTTGGGCGTGGATACTGGCCCCCCGCAGCACACCGGTGTTCGTATTGCTGTAACCTGGCCGCAGCTGGATGAGACGAGTGGTGGGCCGAAGCAGGGTTTCACCCCTGGGAGCAGCGAATTCTTCGGCCAGTACAAGGCCCAGCCCCCAGATGAGTCTGTGGGCCCCGAGAGCCAATTGGGTACGCCCTTTTTGAATAGTAACACTCAGATCGGACAAGTCGGCTAATCGATACTCACCGGGGTCGCGCTGCACCGCCCATTGAGCCGACCACTGGCCTCCATTAAGGTTCAAACGGGTGCGAATTCGCTCATCGGTGCCTGCGGTCGCAATACGGGCTGACATTTGGGCCGCAACACCCCGATCCGGAGGAAGATAGAAAAATTGCCGCAGCGATTGAATGCTGGCTCCAGGCAGGTGCGTCCGTCGGGCTACATCTTCCCAGCTGGTAAAAGGTCCCGATTGCCTCGCTGCCAATACTACTCCCGCCAGTGAGTCCTCCAAAAACCAGAAATCTGCCGACACGGTGTTATTCAGGCTGAGCGGATTATCGAGTAGTGACTCCAAGGCGACGAAATCCGCATCGGAAAGCAGCTGCAAATTGAGAATATCGCTGTTCAGATGTTGAGCTGGTTGGGCGTACAGGACCGCCACTAGGAACCAGGAAAGTATCTTATTTAAATGCAACCCCAAAGGCGGTTGATGGCCCGAAAATGGGATGGTAGTTCAGCCTCACCGATAGTAGCAGCCGTCCAATGGGTACATGGGCGCTCCCATAGGGGATACCCGGTTCGGTGCGGTATCCAAGCTGGAGCGTCAATTCCCGCCAGGTGATGAAGGAGACTTCCATCACCTGCCTCAGGGCATAGCCCGGGGTTTTTTCGACCGCCAGGGCCCAGGTGTAATGATCTCCAATACGCGAAGTCACTGCCAGCTGGAACAGTTGTCGGGAAAGGCTTTCATATGCCTGCTTCCGTCCCATGACCTGACCACCGTACCAAACAGCCGCCTCCATATCCTCGGAAAGAGGGGCGCTCAAAGCTGCTCCCATGAGAAGTACGCCCTTAATGGGATCGAAGCGATCGATGGTAACCTTATGATAGGCCAGACTGAAACCCACCCTTAGATAGTGAGGTATCTGTTTGGCCAGAGCAGTGGTAAGGCTGGTCTCACGGTAAAGCTTATCCCCTGAGCTCCATATACCGGTGGCGGCCCGCCAGGTTTTTAACTGCCCCCCTACAGAAATGCTGCTGTAAGCAGCCCAAGGTTGTCCCAGCGGCTGTCCTCGGCCTAAGGTAAGCCAGATTGGATGGTCGGGTAGGGAAGCGGGACTATTCATGACTGGTGGAAAGATGCCGTCCACCTCGCCCGCGATAGTTCGAAACAAGTCGGTGCCCTCAAAAGCACCCGAGAGGATGCTGGTTAAGATCCAGCAAAGGTAAATGATTGTTGGATGAGCAGATGGCTTCCGGTAGAGGCCGGGGCGGGCGTCCAGCTTACCATGGGAAGCCTTGGCAGTTTTATCGTGGGTCTTCTGCTCCTTCATTTCGAATGGGTGGCCGGCTGTTCTGCATTACCCGGAACACCTTCTCGCCCCGCTTGACCATACGATACTTTTCCCGCGCCAGGCGTTCAATGTAAACAAGATCGTTCTGCAGGCTGCTCATCTCTTGGCGCAACTGGGTGGCCCGCTCTTGGAGCAGCGCAATTTCCACCTCCAGGCGTTCCTGCTCAGCACGTAGCTGATATAGGCGGAACAGTCCATGCCGATTCAAAAGGATGTATAGGAAGATCACCATTATCACAATCACGCTTATCCAGCGCTTGGGATGGTGAGCGCGGTCTTTCCGCCTGCGCACTGTTCCTCTGCGGAGAGTGCGGGGGGTCATCCGCTGGATTCTCTACTGCCGAACATGGGAAATACTTCTTTGCCGGCGAAGCGCGCCTCGCCAGCTAAGGTTTCCTCTATGCGGAGCAGCTGGTTGTATTTGGCGATGCGGTCGGTGCGGCTGGCTGAACCGGTCTTAATCTGCCCAACTCCAGTAGCCACGGCCAGATCGGCGATGGAAATGTCTTCGGTCTCTCCAGAGCGGTGGGAAACAATCACGCCGAAGTGCGCTTCCTGGGCCTGGGCAATAGTGCGCAAGGTCTCAGTGACTGTACCAATCTGGTTGAGCTTGATGAGAATGGCGTTGATAGCCTTCAGGTCAATGGCCCGCTGAAGGCGTTGCTGGTTGGTGACGGTGAGATCATCTCCCACTATCTGCACCGAGCTTCCCATTCGGCTCTGAAGCAGCTGCCAGTTGCTCCAGTCGTCTTCAGCCAGACCATCCTCGAGGGATATGATGGGATAGGAATGGGCTAATACTTCGTAAAAGTCAATTAGCTCTTGGGCATCAAGCATCTTGTTTTCAGAGGCCAGATGGTATCGTTGGCTTGCCTTGTCATAGAACGAACTGGCGGCAGCGTCCAACGCCAGGAACAGCTGCTTCCCAGGATGATATCCGGTGCGCTGAATAGCCTCTAAAATTACCTCGATAGCTTCCTCGTTGGATTTAAGATCGGGGGCAAACCCTCCCTCATCGCCCACCGCGGTGGTCAGTCCTTTGCCCTTGAGAACAGTCTTCAACTGATGGAAGGTTTCCACCCCCATCTGCAGGGCCTCGGCAAAGGAGCTGGCACCAATCGGTAATATCATAAACTCCTGTATATCCAAGTTGTTATCAGCGTGCTGACCGCCGTTCAGGATATTCATCATGGGGATAGGCAGGGTGTACTTTTCCCGCTTCCCGGCTAGATAGGCGTAAAGTGGTTGGCCGGAGGAATTGGCGGCTGCGTGGGCCACGGCCAGGGAGACGCCGAGGATGGCATTGGCGCCAAGGCGACCCTTATTGGGGGTTCCATCCACTTTGATCATGGTCTCATCCAGCCCGGCTTGATCTAAAGCCTCGCAATCAATGACTGCTTCAGCCAATTCCCCATTTACATTGGCCACGGCTCGACGGACTCCCCTTCCCAGATAGCGGCTGGGATCGCTATCCCGCAGCTCGACTGCTTCGTGCTTACCGGTGGAGGCCCCAGAAGGGACGATAGCCCTTCCCAAAGAGCCGTCATTCAGGCGGACTTCGACCTCGACAGTGGGATTGCCGCGGGAATCTAGAACCTCGCGGCCGCGAACAGAGGTTATTGCAGGCACATGTCCCCCATTAGTTTATTATGAATTGATAATTTAACTACTTAATCGTGGGTTATGGTTGACCGAATGACATATCATGATCATCCCCGATCAAATGCCCCCTCGACAGAATGCAGCTACCTCAGGAGCCGCCTGTCCATTTCGATAACCCGGCTGGGTCAGATTCTCATTTTTCAGAAAAAACTTGCCGGCCGAAGTGTGATCAGCGGCCAGATCTGAAATTTGAAAGCCTCGACGCTTCCTTCCAGCCTTTCTGGGCCAGGATGCTAGTAAGTGTATTCTAATAACTGCTTGGTGAGCCGCTGGAAGACCCTCGAAGGTTCAGCTGCCACCTGGGCTGTTCAGATCGTTCAAGGCTTGGCACTACCCGATTGAGCTTACCTTACTTATTGGCTCTTTCTGATAATCTCCTCAGCCGATCGCTGCAGCGTGTCAAGTATCTTTTTCGTGCTCTGAATCTCCTTGATGGCCTGGGCCGCAAAAGGATCATCAGGATTAATCGCCAGCGTGTTGTCCATGAAATAGAGGGATTCGGAATAGGCCTTCTGGGCCTGTTTGAAATTCTCCACAGCCACTTCCAGTTTCTCGATAGGGATTTCTTCGATGCTTACGGCTTCCCGATATAGTTCTTGACCTTTTTCCAATGCTTCATTGCCGATGTTAGCATAAACCGCACCTAAGTTATAGTAAACGTCAGGGTCTTTCGGTGCCTGTCGCTGAGCTTCCTCGAGGATCTCGAGAGCTGCTTGAGAATTATCAGTCTCTAAATAAACTGCTGTCAGCCGCTGCATCACGTCGATGTTGTCTGGGAGGGCCTCGTGAGCCCGTTCATAGTAACTGACAGCCTGCTCGTAGTCGCCATCATTCCAGGCACGCTCACCTGCCAGCAGCAATACCACTCCATTTTCGGGATCCTTTTCGAGAGCGTCGTTAAGGGCGGCCTGCTCTCCCTCGACGTCGCCCAATTGCCGGTAACAATAGACCAGATTAGTGAAAACGGCCCCCTCTTCCGGCCAGATGAGGATAGCGGTTTCAAAATGCGTTTTGGCCTGCAAAAATTGCTGCCGCTGTTCCTCATTGGGCGGCTCGCCGCCGGTGGCATTGATCGTGGCATTATACAGGTCAGCCCCCCGCTTGTATTCCATGGACCATTGCACCTGCCGAAGGTTCTGGACCAGCTCCTTAATGGTATATTGGCCCATCCGCTGGGAGGGATTTCGCTGCAGGGCCTCCTCCAGCATCTGGTTCATATCCTCATACCGGCGCTGCTCAGCGTAAACGTCCTTTGCCAGGAGATAGGGAATTTTGGCGTTGTTTTTCTCGCTATCCAGTTCGAGAGCCTTCAAGAAGAACTCCTCCGCTCTTTCCAGATCTTGCTGTTGAATATACATCTTGGCGGAGACGAATTCCTGGCTCTCACAGCTCTGATCGATAATGAGGACCAGACCCGCGAGGATAATGACTACTAATTGCCTTTTCACGGTTCTACCTTTTTGTGTCTTGCATTGTTGGTTTCGTCACTAACGAAGTTAAGTATAAAGCCAGTCTTTTTGGAGTGGAGAGCATTAGTCCATGAGTTCCCGGATTGCCGCCATCCTGAATTCGATGCCTCTGGATGTGGCCCGCAAGAGTCCCTCCAGCCCGAATCCCTCCACCGTAAAGGAAGCCGTCGCTGCTCCCCGGACCACGGCATCCTCCAGATGAGATTCACCGTCCCTGGCGATATAGCTGATGAATCCCCCGGCGAAGCTATCGCCCGCACCAGTAGGGTCCACTACCCTGGTGTGAGGGTAGATGGGGATGTGCTTGCGCTGGCCCTTTGTCGCTAACAGGGCGCCCCGGTGACCCTGCTTGATAACCACTGCTGAGGGCCCCGCATCCAGCAGCCAGTGAGCGCACGCGTCCAGATTGTCTAGTCCGGTCAGCTGCCTCGCCTCCTCATCGTTGATCAGAAAGATGTCGGTTTTCCGGAGGACCAGTTCTAACTCCGCCCGGTGGGTGTCAATCCACAGATTCATGGTATCGCTGATAATATGCCGGGCAGCGGGTGTATCGGCGCAGATGGCTAACTGCAGGCTAGGCTGGATGTTGCCCAGATATACAATCTCCGTCTGGCGGTTCTTTTCGGAAAGGATGGGCTGGAAATCCTCAAATACACCTAGATGGGTATAGAGGGTTTCCCGGCTGGTCATTTGTGGGGAGTACCGCGCTCCCCATCGGAAAGTGCTGCCATCGGCTTGCTGAACATTGCTTACATCAACTCCCAGATCCCGAAACAGCTGCCATCCCTCCTCAGGGTAGTCTGAACCAACCACGCCCACCAGGCGGACAGGAGCAAATAGGGAGGCGGCGGCTGCAAAAAAGGTTGCAGAGCCACCCAATATCTCCCTCCGTTGACCTGAGGGAGTTTCAATCGTGTCCAGGGCGATTGAGCCCACAGCCAGAATGGGCTTTGCAGTCAAAACGCGGCTTTAGCTGAGTTATGATTACTGGAACTTGTGGTCGGAAAATATCTAGTATTCACACTAAATCATTTTAGGGCTATGGTTTATCAAAAAGCAAGTTTGAAAACATAGCAATCAGGTCTAATTTGAAATATGGGGTACCTGGAGTACTGTTCCAATTGCGGGGCGCGGAATGAAACTCATGAGCTGGGGGGCCGCAAGCGGCGCGTTTGCCCTAGCTGCGGAACCGTGCACTACGAAAATCCGCGGCCAGCGGTGACCATTGTGATTGGGCGGAATGGAAGGATTTTATTAGTGAAACGGGCTGTTCCGCCTGCTATGGGTGAATGGTGCCTGCCGGGAGGATTTATGGAAGTTCGGGAGAGTGCTGCCGATGCAGCCCGAAGGGAACTGACCGAAGAGACCGGTCTCACGGCGCGAGACCTCTCCTTCATGGGAATATGTCCCTATCCGGGAGGTATCGCCGGCGACCTGTTGGTGCTGGCCTTCGCAACCGAGGATTTCACCGGCCAGATCACCCCCGGCGATGATGCCCTGGAGGCTCGCTTCTTCACACTGGAACAACTGCCGCCAGTGGCCTTCCGCTGTCATCGGGAGATCATCCGCATGTATCAGGACTCACTGATGAACTCCCCGGCAGACCTGGGGACCTGGGAAGCTGGAGCGAAAAGCCGCTAATACTCCAACTCGCAGCTTATTTATGATGATGCGTATTTTGGTCCTGTATGGCCCTAATCTCAACTTACTGGGCCTGGTATCGGCACACACTGGTACCCGCTTGACCTTGGACAAACTCAACCGGGTCCTGCGCCGCCGGGCTGGAAAGCTGGATGTGGAGTTGAAATTCTTTCAAACCCAGTCCGAATCCGACGCCAGCAAGATTATCCAGCGGCAGCGCAATAATGTGGAGGGCCTCCTGCTGATTCCGGGGCGCTGGGCTCAAACGGGCCACCTTCTGAGGGAAACCGTAGAGATCACCCGCTTGCCCCTGGCCGTCTTCCACCTGGAGCCGGAGCCGGGACCCTGGCATAGCGCCAAGGAGTCCCTCTTTCTGGATGTGGCTGTTCATGAAGCGAAAGGTGCGACTCCTGAGGAAGTGACAGCTTTCCTGGAGCGCTTCGTCGCTCATCTTAGGCCCTAGCTGCCTGAGGATTCTGATTCCCTAGTTCTGACCAGATGATTACCGCTACGATGAGTGCGCTCCCTATCCAGGCGATAAGACTGAGGAATTCCCCGGCGATGGTCACGGCGAAGAGAGCTCCAAAGACCGGTTCGCTGGTGAGAATCAGGGCGGTCCGGGTAGGGGTAGTCCGCCGCTGAGCCCAGGTCATCCCTAAAAACGCCCCCGCCGTCCCCAGCACACCGGTAATCCCGAGCCCCAGCCAGAGCGTCCCGCTGGGCGTCACCTCCCAGCCGGCCACTGCTAGGGTTGCCAGTGCCGATAGGAGCGTCACCGTGATGAGCTGCACCCAGAAATAGCGCAGAGTATGAATGGTGGGGGCGTAAATGCCCAGGAGGATAATCTGCACGGCGAAGGCAACCGCACAGGCCAGGGTGAGGAGGTCGCCCCGGTTGATACCGGCACCGCTCTGGGGATTGGTGAGAAGGTACAGTCCCACCGTGGCCAGCCCTGCCGCGATCCACCGCTTAGCCCGGATTCGCTGGTGAATCAGGCCCCACAGCAGAAAGGGGACCAGCACCACGTTCAGCCCGGTAATGAAGGCTGATTTACTGGCAGTGGTGTAGACCAGTCCCCAGGTTTGAAACGTGAATCCGAGAAAAATCGATCCCCCGGTGAGAATGCCCCCTGTCAATTCGCGGCGGCTGAGGGCCTTGATGTGCGGTGATACCACGGCGGTCATGATGATCAGGGCCAGTGTGAATCGCATGGTCATGAACATGAAAGGGGTGGTGTAGCTGAGCGAAGCCTTGACCAGGGCGAAGGTGGTTCCCCAGATTAAAGCTGCCAGGAAAAGGACGAAGTCGGCGAGGAGGTCTTTCGTGCGGGAGGTATCCAAGGGATTTAAAATTACATCTGAGTACCCCGCTTTATATCAAGTAATGACTCTTTCCACCAACAGTTAACGCATTAGCCAACCTTTGGCCCGAGGACCTTTATTTTATCAGGTGCCCCAGTCCATACCCTGCTGCCGCCGCCAGGATGCCCCAGATGATAAAGCCCAGCCCGGACGCGGCCAGCCAGTCAGGCTCCCAGCCTGCCAGGGGACCGTGCGCCTCCAGGAAATAGGTCAGGATGATACCCACCAGCCCTGACATTGATGACCACCGCACACCCTTGGGGTTTACCCGGCGCAGGAAGACCGCTGCCACCGGGAAGGCCACCGCCGTTGTCAGAACACCAGATGATAGATAGAATATGTCCCACAGCGATTCGGTATTGAGGGCAAAAATGTACGCCGCCGTCACCGCCCCTGCTGTAGCCAGCCGGGACCACCGCCAACCGCCGCGCCGTCGGTGAACCTCCAGCATATCGTAGGCCACACTCAGGGCCATGACGTTGGCACAGGTGTCTACGGTGCTCATGGCAGCTGCCACCAGTCCTACTGAAACCAGCACTGCCAGCCAGCCGGGAGCGAAGTTGGCAACCAGGGCCACGAAAATAGCATCCCCTTCATAACCCACCGCTGCTGGGTAGTGCCCATTCTCCAGGGGAAAAAGTGCCAGTGCCGTCACACCGATGAACAGGGGCAGAAGGCCTACAAACAGGAAGGCGTTCACTCCGGCCAGGGCTACTCCTCGCCGAGCATTACGGTCGTCCCGGGCGGCCTGTACCCGGATCCACAGGTCAGTCTCGAACAGCCATCCCGGCAGGTAGGCGGCAAAGGTTACGATGATGGTAACCACGCTCGGTGATAGCAGGTGAGCCCAGCCCAGATCGGACTTGGTGCCGGTAGTGCTCGGGGCTGGCCACCCGCCTTCAATGAGCCCC
This genomic window from Candidatus Neomarinimicrobiota bacterium contains:
- a CDS encoding septum formation initiator family protein, with the protein product MRRRKDRAHHPKRWISVIVIMVIFLYILLNRHGLFRLYQLRAEQERLEVEIALLQERATQLRQEMSSLQNDLVYIERLAREKYRMVKRGEKVFRVMQNSRPPIRNEGAEDPR
- the eno gene encoding phosphopyruvate hydratase; this translates as MPAITSVRGREVLDSRGNPTVEVEVRLNDGSLGRAIVPSGASTGKHEAVELRDSDPSRYLGRGVRRAVANVNGELAEAVIDCEALDQAGLDETMIKVDGTPNKGRLGANAILGVSLAVAHAAANSSGQPLYAYLAGKREKYTLPIPMMNILNGGQHADNNLDIQEFMILPIGASSFAEALQMGVETFHQLKTVLKGKGLTTAVGDEGGFAPDLKSNEEAIEVILEAIQRTGYHPGKQLFLALDAAASSFYDKASQRYHLASENKMLDAQELIDFYEVLAHSYPIISLEDGLAEDDWSNWQLLQSRMGSSVQIVGDDLTVTNQQRLQRAIDLKAINAILIKLNQIGTVTETLRTIAQAQEAHFGVIVSHRSGETEDISIADLAVATGVGQIKTGSASRTDRIAKYNQLLRIEETLAGEARFAGKEVFPMFGSRESSG
- a CDS encoding tetratricopeptide repeat protein — translated: MKRQLVVIILAGLVLIIDQSCESQEFVSAKMYIQQQDLERAEEFFLKALELDSEKNNAKIPYLLAKDVYAEQRRYEDMNQMLEEALQRNPSQRMGQYTIKELVQNLRQVQWSMEYKRGADLYNATINATGGEPPNEEQRQQFLQAKTHFETAILIWPEEGAVFTNLVYCYRQLGDVEGEQAALNDALEKDPENGVVLLLAGERAWNDGDYEQAVSYYERAHEALPDNIDVMQRLTAVYLETDNSQAALEILEEAQRQAPKDPDVYYNLGAVYANIGNEALEKGQELYREAVSIEEIPIEKLEVAVENFKQAQKAYSESLYFMDNTLAINPDDPFAAQAIKEIQSTKKILDTLQRSAEEIIRKSQ
- a CDS encoding PfkB family carbohydrate kinase; amino-acid sequence: MTAKPILAVGSIALDTIETPSGQRREILGGSATFFAAAASLFAPVRLVGVVGSDYPEEGWQLFRDLGVDVSNVQQADGSTFRWGARYSPQMTSRETLYTHLGVFEDFQPILSEKNRQTEIVYLGNIQPSLQLAICADTPAARHIISDTMNLWIDTHRAELELVLRKTDIFLINDEEARQLTGLDNLDACAHWLLDAGPSAVVIKQGHRGALLATKGQRKHIPIYPHTRVVDPTGAGDSFAGGFISYIARDGESHLEDAVVRGAATASFTVEGFGLEGLLRATSRGIEFRMAAIRELMD
- a CDS encoding NUDIX domain-containing protein, with translation MGYLEYCSNCGARNETHELGGRKRRVCPSCGTVHYENPRPAVTIVIGRNGRILLVKRAVPPAMGEWCLPGGFMEVRESAADAARRELTEETGLTARDLSFMGICPYPGGIAGDLLVLAFATEDFTGQITPGDDALEARFFTLEQLPPVAFRCHREIIRMYQDSLMNSPADLGTWEAGAKSR
- a CDS encoding type II 3-dehydroquinate dehydratase; translation: MMMRILVLYGPNLNLLGLVSAHTGTRLTLDKLNRVLRRRAGKLDVELKFFQTQSESDASKIIQRQRNNVEGLLLIPGRWAQTGHLLRETVEITRLPLAVFHLEPEPGPWHSAKESLFLDVAVHEAKGATPEEVTAFLERFVAHLRP
- a CDS encoding DMT family transporter, giving the protein MDTSRTKDLLADFVLFLAALIWGTTFALVKASLSYTTPFMFMTMRFTLALIIMTAVVSPHIKALSRRELTGGILTGGSIFLGFTFQTWGLVYTTASKSAFITGLNVVLVPFLLWGLIHQRIRAKRWIAAGLATVGLYLLTNPQSGAGINRGDLLTLACAVAFAVQIILLGIYAPTIHTLRYFWVQLITVTLLSALATLAVAGWEVTPSGTLWLGLGITGVLGTAGAFLGMTWAQRRTTPTRTALILTSEPVFGALFAVTIAGEFLSLIAWIGSALIVAVIIWSELGNQNPQAARA
- a CDS encoding sodium:solute symporter, whose translation is MTATWIAFLLYVVVAIGLGLRSQRRSITSTDFWTAGRQLDGISVGLSISAGFMSVSWSCVYAVQLFYWYGLGALWLITIPWLLALVGIYILARRYHHLSAFSQPEMVGQRFGPQARRTVALALAFVFLVWGGAEIYVAATLLAPGMGISAKLMILIISLVVGIYATMGGFRAVVATDKLQYAIVALYILAMGWLATRGLGLIEGGWPAPSTTGTKSDLGWAHLLSPSVVTIIVTFAAYLPGWLFETDLWIRVQAARDDRNARRGVALAGVNAFLFVGLLPLFIGVTALALFPLENGHYPAAVGYEGDAIFVALVANFAPGWLAVLVSVGLVAAAMSTVDTCANVMALSVAYDMLEVHRRRGGWRWSRLATAGAVTAAYIFALNTESLWDIFYLSSGVLTTAVAFPVAAVFLRRVNPKGVRWSSMSGLVGIILTYFLEAHGPLAGWEPDWLAASGLGFIIWGILAAAAGYGLGHLIK